In one window of Tellurirhabdus rosea DNA:
- a CDS encoding mandelate racemase/muconate lactonizing enzyme family protein translates to MKTSRRSFLTKSAIATALAAGSLSNTFGEGLETAVDRTPKSSAPSDLKITDIKCGYIRNGHSLFVKVHTNQGIWGCGEAVDATPGTYHLVKMMGDRIRGKSPLNVHRIFEDVRRAGFFEGAQAGMYISVLSAVETALWDLVGKALGMPVYQLLGGKFRDKIRVYCDTGAYREKDTSPESFARSAKRAVDMGFNAVKFDIDERNDPSKYDAYNWTASQGELQRMYNQIAAVRQAVGPKIDICVDMHGRYDVTTGRRVAKMMEPLNLLFLEEPIPAENAEAYRQVREASNTPICAGENHYLAHGFRKLLEIGAVDIIMPDLQKAGGLGEAQRIANLSNLYYVPFAPHMVASYLGAMASSHVCASVPNFLILEWQIYFHDDPMFKDIVTFDGPMVKDGFIPLSEKPGIGVEINEEGMKKYATKDVPFFV, encoded by the coding sequence ATGAAAACTTCCCGTCGTTCCTTTCTCACCAAAAGCGCCATTGCCACGGCACTGGCCGCCGGTTCTTTATCCAATACCTTCGGAGAAGGTCTCGAAACGGCCGTAGACCGGACCCCCAAATCCTCCGCCCCGTCGGACCTGAAAATCACCGATATCAAATGCGGTTACATCCGCAACGGCCACAGTCTGTTCGTCAAAGTCCATACCAACCAGGGCATCTGGGGCTGCGGCGAAGCCGTCGACGCTACGCCGGGGACCTACCACCTCGTCAAGATGATGGGCGACCGCATCCGGGGAAAAAGCCCGCTGAACGTCCACCGGATTTTTGAGGATGTCCGCCGCGCCGGATTTTTTGAAGGGGCGCAGGCAGGGATGTACATCTCCGTCCTGTCGGCGGTCGAAACGGCGCTGTGGGATCTGGTCGGCAAAGCCCTTGGCATGCCGGTCTATCAGCTGCTGGGCGGAAAATTCCGCGATAAAATCCGGGTTTACTGCGATACGGGAGCCTATCGGGAAAAGGACACCAGCCCCGAATCCTTCGCCCGGTCGGCCAAGCGGGCCGTGGATATGGGCTTCAACGCCGTCAAATTCGACATCGACGAGCGCAACGATCCCAGCAAGTACGATGCCTACAACTGGACCGCCAGCCAGGGCGAACTGCAGCGGATGTACAACCAGATCGCGGCCGTCCGGCAGGCGGTTGGTCCCAAAATCGACATCTGCGTGGACATGCACGGCCGCTACGACGTCACGACGGGTCGCAGGGTGGCGAAGATGATGGAGCCGCTCAATCTGCTGTTTCTGGAAGAGCCCATTCCGGCCGAAAACGCCGAGGCCTACCGACAGGTACGCGAAGCGTCCAACACGCCCATCTGCGCCGGGGAAAACCATTATCTGGCGCACGGCTTCCGGAAGCTGCTCGAAATTGGGGCCGTGGACATCATCATGCCGGATTTGCAGAAAGCGGGCGGACTGGGCGAGGCGCAGCGCATTGCCAACCTGTCGAACCTCTACTACGTTCCGTTTGCGCCGCACATGGTGGCTTCCTACCTCGGCGCAATGGCTTCTTCGCACGTGTGCGCTTCGGTGCCCAACTTCCTGATTCTGGAATGGCAGATTTATTTCCACGACGATCCGATGTTCAAGGATATTGTGACCTTCGACGGACCGATGGTAAAAGACGGCTTCATTCCGCTGTCCGAAAAGCCCGGTATCGGCGTCGAAATCAACGAGGAAGGCATGAAGAAATACGCCACCAAGGACGTGCCGTTCTTTGTGTAA